A genomic segment from Geitlerinema sp. PCC 7407 encodes:
- a CDS encoding SDH family Clp fold serine proteinase, with translation MNFHFFDLFWIFLVLSSLQPLIQRRALERRRVQCIREFEQQRNSRAILLIHRQESISLLGIPVSRFISIEDSEQVLRAIRLTPPDVPIDLILHTPGGLVLATEQIARALLRHSAKVTVFVPHYAMSGGTMLALAADEIVMDENAVLGPVDPQLGNFPAASVLRVIEQKPVSAVEDQTLIMADLSRKAINQVQRFVRTLLEDDMPRQKISPEKIDEIVEALTTGRVTHDYPIPVEEATALGLPVTAGLPKIIYALMDLYPQPQNNRPTVQYIPLPYESRPMMPPEKKS, from the coding sequence ATGAATTTCCACTTCTTTGACCTTTTTTGGATTTTTTTGGTTCTAAGCTCTCTTCAGCCGCTAATTCAGCGTCGGGCCTTAGAGCGCCGTCGAGTCCAGTGCATTCGCGAGTTTGAGCAGCAGCGCAACAGCCGCGCAATCTTGCTGATCCATCGTCAAGAATCGATCAGCCTGCTGGGTATTCCGGTCTCCCGCTTTATCAGCATCGAGGACTCAGAGCAGGTGCTGCGCGCGATTCGCCTGACCCCGCCGGACGTCCCCATCGACTTGATTTTGCATACACCGGGTGGATTGGTATTAGCCACAGAGCAGATTGCCCGGGCCCTGCTGCGTCATTCTGCTAAGGTCACCGTCTTTGTGCCTCACTACGCCATGAGCGGCGGTACGATGCTGGCCCTTGCCGCCGATGAGATTGTCATGGATGAAAATGCGGTTTTGGGACCAGTGGATCCGCAGCTCGGCAACTTCCCGGCGGCCAGCGTGCTGCGGGTCATTGAGCAAAAGCCCGTCAGCGCCGTCGAGGATCAAACGTTAATCATGGCGGACCTGTCGCGCAAGGCGATTAATCAAGTTCAGCGCTTCGTGCGAACGCTGCTCGAGGACGACATGCCGCGCCAAAAGATTTCGCCAGAGAAGATCGACGAGATTGTTGAGGCCCTGACGACCGGTCGTGTGACCCACGACTACCCAATCCCGGTGGAGGAGGCGACAGCGCTAGGGCTGCCAGTGACGGCCGGCTTACCCAAAATTATCTATGCCCTGATGGACCTCTATCCGCAGCCCCAAAACAATCGTCCGACGGTGCAGTACATTCCGCTGCCCTATGAATCTCGCCCCATGATGCCGCCGGAGAAAAAAAGTTAA
- a CDS encoding AAA family ATPase gives MSFDPEQCRNESEVESKFIVQYLLPTLGYTPDTWYQEVAFGSIRLDFLAFATQVLPFVVDSVGVLSLVIEAKSPQQNLDKHSQRLKRYLVSLNARYGLLTNGREIRIFTRTETDLHLVFQCRGREIESHIDQIRALIGRETLAHLHAGTVGPRDLDPLATTDRGDRPEPVSKDWTLEAEERGETVKVIAIYHNKGGVGKTTISVNLASAFRKLGKKVLLIDLDSQANTTFAAGLIKFQFDEDDDLKDKNVRHVLESGDAYSIGDVARRSHFFNTPEIDVIPAHVSLIDVQDTLNRLSSGKTRLLSKLKQVESTYDIVIIDTPPSRDFYAQVALIAADYLIIPSDLKPFANQGLNNVRTFVQEANEFREMIGKDSLQILGVLPSKIATNSRFLEYVFPKQRQTIVDRYQFPLMESVIYDRVALSHCMDKMIVVGDLQIPDPKSVLEFAPDSPSAEEFQLLAKEVAEKMGM, from the coding sequence ATCTCTTTTGATCCAGAGCAGTGTCGAAACGAAAGCGAGGTTGAAAGCAAATTTATTGTTCAATACCTGTTGCCAACCCTCGGCTACACGCCGGATACCTGGTATCAGGAAGTTGCCTTTGGCAGTATTCGTCTCGACTTCTTGGCTTTCGCGACTCAGGTACTACCTTTTGTAGTGGATTCTGTTGGGGTACTGAGCCTCGTGATCGAGGCCAAAAGCCCTCAGCAAAATCTCGACAAGCATTCCCAAAGACTCAAGCGATATTTGGTCAGTCTCAATGCTCGCTATGGTCTTTTAACCAATGGTCGAGAAATCCGAATTTTTACTCGAACTGAAACAGATTTGCACTTAGTCTTTCAGTGCCGAGGCAGAGAGATTGAATCACACATTGATCAGATTCGCGCATTGATTGGTCGCGAAACGCTGGCGCATCTACATGCAGGCACGGTTGGGCCGCGGGATCTTGATCCGTTGGCGACGACTGATAGGGGCGATCGCCCTGAACCAGTGTCAAAAGACTGGACGCTGGAGGCTGAAGAACGAGGAGAAACTGTGAAAGTTATCGCGATTTATCACAACAAAGGCGGCGTCGGAAAAACCACGATTTCTGTGAACCTAGCCTCTGCTTTTCGCAAGCTTGGCAAAAAGGTTTTGCTCATTGATCTCGACTCTCAAGCAAATACTACCTTTGCTGCGGGATTGATTAAATTTCAGTTTGATGAAGATGACGACTTAAAAGATAAAAATGTTCGCCATGTCTTAGAGTCTGGAGACGCCTATTCCATTGGTGATGTGGCTCGCCGATCGCACTTTTTCAACACGCCCGAAATTGATGTAATTCCGGCCCACGTTTCCCTCATTGATGTCCAAGACACCCTAAATCGCCTCTCCTCCGGCAAAACTCGACTTCTATCAAAGCTCAAGCAAGTCGAATCAACCTATGACATTGTGATTATTGACACCCCGCCTTCTCGGGACTTTTATGCCCAGGTGGCGCTGATTGCGGCTGACTACCTGATTATTCCGTCGGACCTCAAGCCTTTTGCCAATCAAGGTCTCAATAATGTCCGAACTTTTGTTCAAGAAGCCAATGAGTTTCGAGAAATGATTGGCAAAGATTCGCTTCAAATTTTAGGCGTTTTGCCGTCGAAGATTGCAACGAATTCTCGCTTTCTGGAATATGTTTTTCCCAAGCAGCGCCAAACTATTGTAGATCGCTACCAGTTTCCGCTCATGGAAAGCGTGATTTATGACCGTGTTGCGCTGTCTCACTGCATGGACAAAATGATTGTGGTTGGCGATTTACAGATTCCGGATCCAAAGTCGGTACTAGAGTTTGCGCCGGACTCCCCGTCAGCGGAGGAGTTTCAGCTGCTGGCCAAGGAAGTTGCTGAAAAAATGGGGATGTAG